The nucleotide sequence CATCGTCTTGCAGTTGTCGTCCTTCAGCGCCGACATCGGCCGGCGCAACGACCCAGACGCACGGTCGGTCATGGCCGCAGGCGACTACTCGCTCGCTGAAGCGGCCAGCCTGCTGGCAGAGTGGAACGAGCAGATCGGGCAGCAGAACACGCTGCAGGCGATCGGCAGCGATGATGCCGATGCGCAGTTGGCAAACCGGCGCTTTCGCGAGTTCGAGCAGGTGGTCATCGATTCACGTGACCCCTTTTCCGCCAATCGCAGCTATCAGTGGGATGCGCCCTTCAGTGCCACGTGGGGAGTCGGTCTCGAGATCCGTACCCGCACACCGAAGTTCGGCGGCACCGACTTTATCCGCGACGTTGATCCTGGCGACTCAACCTATCGCTGGGACTGGGCCGCGATGGATACGGTGTCGCAGTACGTGCAGTTCTGCGTCGACGTCGTTGTCGGTGAAGAATGCTGGGATCTTCCGGAGATCCCCCTTGCCTGGGGTGCCGCTCATGCGCTCGATGAGAGCCGGTCCGGTGTCACCCGTTTCGACTACCACTTCAGCCATAGGGCGGGTGATCCGCAACGCTGGGGGGACGGTGCGTGGCGGAACCGGACAGCGGCAAGTGCACTGCTCACCAGCGAAAGCCCCAACCCGATCAGCGGCGACCACGTACACAACCGCGTCGCCAGCATCCGTGGATTGCAGCCGTTTCACGCCCTCCTCGACGACACCCCCCGCAACCGCGGCCCCGCCGTCATCGCGCTCTACATCAAGGATGAAGACCGCATCGCCTCACAACGCCAACTGTTGGCGGCGTCGGGTGGCGAGATCGTGGATGACCTCGACGCTCGGGCAACCGGCGGACTGGCCGGCGGACGTGCAGGCGCTGTGGCCAAGGCCGAGGTCTACTTCATGCGTCCCACCGACCTCGACGGTTGGCGCCGCGCCGACAACCGGGTGGAGTACGGCAACCTGTACAACCCGTTCTGGCAGGTCAGGTTGGTGGATCTTTCGGATACCGAAAAGCTCACTGCCAGCGCCATTGTCTCCGACGGCGCTGTGGCGC is from Flagellatimonas centrodinii and encodes:
- a CDS encoding pilus assembly protein TadG-related protein — protein: MPMTLLFIGAVLLAMWVLYDTGALLSDRMRLQNTADHVAYSTAGLVARDLNFIAYTNRAMAANQVGIAQMVGLSAWAASMDQFARNANTIGQFIPGINAITGSVSTAAATNRQIIDQAAAVVIPINDQVIGLLSDVQRLFHQSIVLQLSSFSADIGRRNDPDARSVMAAGDYSLAEAASLLAEWNEQIGQQNTLQAIGSDDADAQLANRRFREFEQVVIDSRDPFSANRSYQWDAPFSATWGVGLEIRTRTPKFGGTDFIRDVDPGDSTYRWDWAAMDTVSQYVQFCVDVVVGEECWDLPEIPLAWGAAHALDESRSGVTRFDYHFSHRAGDPQRWGDGAWRNRTAASALLTSESPNPISGDHVHNRVASIRGLQPFHALLDDTPRNRGPAVIALYIKDEDRIASQRQLLAASGGEIVDDLDARATGGLAGGRAGAVAKAEVYFMRPTDLDGWRRADNRVEYGNLYNPFWQVRLVDLSDTEKLTASAIVSDGAVARPEG